The following proteins come from a genomic window of Diprion similis isolate iyDipSimi1 chromosome 8, iyDipSimi1.1, whole genome shotgun sequence:
- the LOC124409406 gene encoding cuticle protein 19.8-like, with translation MACKLIVFTGLLAVAHGGIIGGGIVGAPAAVAVAQPAAVVRTEDYDPNPQYSYSYSVADGLTGDNKAQEETRNGDVVQGSYSLVEPDGSRRTVSYAADPVNGFNAVVQKDPAISVKTVSAPGPLLRQTLVTGPQQIIRQPILTGATGPGVVTTASGSLLRQSAVLAGGQVLRHSLVAGEPVLRQSVITAPSITSQNIISAPSVNGGVVATAPLAYGIGLGLRAGSLYGAQPVLQSAYGTGAILKVH, from the exons ATGGCTTGCAAA TTGATAGTGTTCACCGGCCTGCTCGCCGTAGCTCATGGAGGAATAATTGGCGGAGGCATCGTTGGGGCTCCAGCTGCTGTGGCTGTGGCGCAGCCTGCAGCCGTCGTTCGCACGGAAGACTATGATCCCAATCCTCAGTACAGCTACAGCTACAGCGTCGCTGACGGCCTGACCG GTGACAACAAGGCCCAGGAGGAAACGCGCAACGGAGATGTCGTCCAGGGTAGCTACAGCCTCGTTGAACCCGACGGTTCTCGAAGGACTGTGTCTTACGCCGCCGACCCGGTCAACGGATTCAATGCCGTGGTCCAGAAGGACCCCGCCATTTCCGTCAAGACCGTCTCTGCACCAGGACCGCTTTTGAGACAAACTCTTGTCACAGGACCCCAGCAAATCATCCGGCAACCGATACTGACCGGGGCCACTGGGCCCGGGGTGGTAACCACTGCTTCCGGGTCGCTACTCCGTCAATCG GCTGTACTTGCCGGCGGTCAGGTGCTCCGGCATTCGCTCGTGGCCGGTGAACCCGTACTTCGTCAGTCCGTGATAACTGCGCCCTCCATCACGTCTCAGAACATCATTAGTGCCCCGTCCGTCAACGGTGGTGTCGTTGCCACCGCACCGCTGGCCTACGGCATCGGACTGGGACTTAGGGCCGGATCTCTTTATGGTGCCCAGCCTGTTCTTCAGTCTGCCTACGGAACTGGAGCTATATTGAAGGTTCACTAA